The Castor canadensis chromosome 8, mCasCan1.hap1v2, whole genome shotgun sequence genome contains a region encoding:
- the LOC109686369 gene encoding olfactory receptor 11A1-like has protein sequence MRKQSSGDSENQTTWLILVGFWELQHLGFLSFTLFLVIYVVTVGGNVLIMLVVASNRTLHTPMYFFLCHFSLLEIGYISNIMPGLLQSLLKGKEVISLVSCLIQFYTFASLAAAECLLLSVMSYDRYLAICHPLHYPVLMSTWFCTCLAGGAWVSGFFFSSFTLALAAPLSLCPGSREIDHYFCDFSPVVGLFCGNVRVMWGAGVSISGFLTVAPFLLIVTSYAFILRAVLQIPSGHGRQKAFSTCSSHLSVVGVFYGTLIVVYVAPTSHMVPLFQKAFSVLYTVLTPMVNPIIYSLKNQEVKGALHRLWGQLILRHTLLRRTISSSFSA, from the coding sequence ATGAGGAAGCAATCCAGTGGTGACAGTGAAAACCAGACCACCTGGCTGATTCTAGTGGGCTTTTGGGAGTTGCAACACCTGGGCTTCCTGTCCTTCACCCTCTTTCTTGTCATCTATGTTGTGACAGTTGGAGGCAATGTCCTCATCATGCTGGTTGTAGCCTCCAATCGAAcactccacacacccatgtacttcttcctctgccaCTTCTCCCTCCTAGAGATTGGCTACATCTCCAACATTATGCCTGGGCTGTTACAGAGTTTGCTGAAAGGAAAGGAAGTTATCTCACTGGTCAGCTGCCTGATCCAGTTCTACACATTTGCCTCACTGGCTGCAGCTGAATGCCTCTTGCTCTCAGTCATGTCCTATGACCGCTACTTGGCCATCTGCCATCCCCTTCACTACCCTGTTCTTATGAGCACCTGGTTTTGTACCTGCCTGGCCGGTGGTGCCTGGGTCAGtggtttcttcttctcttcctttactCTGGCCCTGGCAGCCCCTCTATCCCTCTGTCCTGGCAGCAGGGAGATCGACCACTACTTCTGTGACTTCAGTCCAGTTGTAGGACTGTTCTGTGGGAATGTGAGGGTCATGTGGGGAGCTGGAGTCAGCATCTCAGGCTTCCTGACAGTGGCCCCCTTCCTGTTGATTGTGACATCCTATGCCTTCATCCTGAGGGCTGTGCTACAAATACCTTCAGGCCATGGGCGACagaaagccttctccacctgttccTCCCACCTCAGTGTGGTTGGAGTGTTCTATGGCACCCTCATTGTAGTCTATGTAGCCCCAACAAGCCACATGGTCCCCTTGTTTCAAAAAGCCTTCTCTGTCCTCTACACTGTCCTCACTCCCATGGTCAACCCCATCATCTATAGCCTCAAGAACCAAGAGGTAAAAGGGGCTCTGCATAGACTCTGGGGACAGCTCATCCTAAGACACACACTCCTGAGAAGGAcaatttcttcctcattttcagCTTAG